A single region of the Leisingera thetidis genome encodes:
- a CDS encoding carboxymuconolactone decarboxylase family protein — protein sequence MTKQPPNPFEAMMEQMQAQAQQMAKAFNPALENFSPSEAFREFEALWPTMPKEVMEMMFGNTINKDGLDAKTRLLLTLAGLTCQGAQADSAVRQTVRHAVAAGAKKQEIVETIGQMSVFAGIPAMNRALELAQAVMDEQRDDET from the coding sequence ATGACCAAACAGCCGCCCAATCCGTTTGAGGCCATGATGGAACAGATGCAGGCACAGGCCCAGCAGATGGCCAAGGCGTTCAACCCGGCGCTGGAGAACTTCTCGCCCTCCGAGGCTTTCAGGGAGTTCGAGGCGCTGTGGCCCACCATGCCCAAAGAGGTCATGGAAATGATGTTCGGCAACACCATCAACAAGGACGGGCTGGATGCCAAGACCCGGCTGCTGCTGACACTGGCCGGGCTGACCTGCCAGGGCGCCCAGGCCGACAGTGCGGTGCGCCAGACCGTGCGCCACGCAGTTGCGGCGGGGGCAAAGAAACAAGAGATCGTGGAAACGATCGGACAGATGTCGGTGTTTGCCGGCATTCCGGCCATGAACCGGGCGCTGGAGCTGGCGCAGGCGGTCATGGACGAACAAAGGGACGATGAGACATGA
- a CDS encoding NADH-quinone oxidoreductase subunit J, with protein MSVFAFYLFAVSAITGGLFTVISRQPVHSVLWLILAFLSSAGLFVLLGAEFVAMLLVIVYVGAVAVLFLFVVMMLDVDFAELKAEMARYMPLALLIGLVILMQFVMAFGVWETAHKAPELLANPVPADRHNTEALGLIIYDQYFLLFQLAGLILLVAMIGAIVLTLRHRTDVKRQDVVAQMMRDPAVAMELRDVKPGQGL; from the coding sequence ATGAGCGTTTTTGCCTTCTACCTCTTCGCCGTCAGCGCCATCACCGGCGGGCTGTTCACCGTGATCAGCCGCCAGCCGGTGCATTCGGTGCTGTGGCTGATCCTGGCCTTTCTTTCCTCGGCCGGGCTGTTTGTGCTGTTGGGGGCGGAGTTCGTCGCCATGCTGCTGGTCATCGTCTACGTGGGGGCGGTTGCGGTACTGTTCCTGTTTGTGGTGATGATGCTGGACGTGGACTTTGCCGAGCTGAAGGCGGAGATGGCGCGCTACATGCCGCTGGCGCTGCTGATCGGCCTGGTGATCCTGATGCAATTCGTGATGGCGTTCGGGGTCTGGGAAACCGCCCATAAGGCGCCGGAGCTGCTGGCCAATCCGGTGCCTGCGGACCGCCACAACACCGAGGCGCTCGGCCTCATCATCTATGATCAATATTTCCTTCTGTTCCAGCTGGCGGGCCTGATCCTGCTGGTGGCGATGATCGGCGCGATCGTGCTGACCCTGCGCCACCGCACCGACGTCAAGCGCCAGGACGTGGTTGCGCAGATGATGCGCGACCCGGCCGTGGCGATGGAGCTTAGGGACGTGAAACCGGGGCAGGGGCTGTGA
- the nuoK gene encoding NADH-quinone oxidoreductase subunit NuoK, with protein sequence MIGLEHYLTVAATLFVIGIFGLFLNRKNVIILLMSIELMLLAVNINLVAFSSFLGDLVGQVFTLFVLTVAAAEAAIGLAILVCFFRNRGTIAVEDVNVMKG encoded by the coding sequence ATGATCGGACTTGAACATTATCTGACCGTCGCGGCGACGCTGTTCGTCATCGGCATCTTCGGACTCTTCCTGAACCGCAAGAACGTGATCATCCTGCTGATGAGCATCGAGCTGATGCTGCTGGCGGTGAACATCAACCTCGTCGCCTTCTCGTCGTTCCTGGGCGATCTGGTGGGGCAGGTCTTTACCCTGTTCGTGCTGACCGTGGCCGCGGCCGAGGCCGCCATTGGCCTTGCGATCCTGGTCTGCTTCTTCCGCAACCGCGGCACCATCGCCGTCGAAGACGTCAACGTGATGAAGGGCTGA
- the nuoL gene encoding NADH-quinone oxidoreductase subunit L: protein METILLFAPLAGAVICGFGWKFIGEKAATVTATALLFLAALLSWITFLSFDGLTQNIEIFRWIESGSLSTSWAIRLDRLTAIMLIVITTVSSLVHLYSFGYMDHDPQWKEGESYKPRFFAYLSFFTFAMLMLVTSDNLVQMFFGWEGVGVASYLLIGFYYRKPSANAAAMKAFIVNRVGDFGFALGIFGLFFLTDSINLADIFAAAPALAETQVSFLWAEWNAANLIAFLLFVGAMGKSAQLLLHTWLPDAMEGPTPVSALIHAATMVTAGVFLVCRMSPLMEFAPEAAAFITVIGAATAFFAATVGLVQNDIKRVIAYSTCSQLGYMFVAAGVGMYSAAMFHLFTHAFFKAMLFLGAGSVIHAMHHEQDMRNYGNLRKKIPYTFWAMMIGTLAITGVGIPLSGWIGFAGFVSKDAIIESAYAGGSMFGFWALVIAAFMTSFYSWRLMFMTFYGEARGDKHTHDHAHESPWTMLVPLGVLAVGSITAGMIWYGSFFGHADQVGKFYGIPMAEASAAAHGEEAGHGEEAAHGGAAAEGGHHYVFAGKPGEGGIYIGKDNHILEDAHAAPTWVKLSPFIAMLGGLILAYLFYIVNPSLPKRLAQQQRPLYLFLLNKWYFDEIYNVIFVKPAVALGRFFWKRGDGNTIDGFLNGLAMGVVPFFTRLAGRAQSGYIFTYAFWMVLGIAALVTWMSIGGGAH, encoded by the coding sequence ATGGAAACCATCCTCCTCTTTGCCCCGCTGGCGGGGGCCGTGATCTGCGGCTTCGGCTGGAAGTTCATCGGCGAGAAAGCCGCCACCGTGACCGCCACGGCGCTGCTGTTCCTGGCGGCGCTGCTCAGCTGGATCACCTTCCTGTCGTTTGACGGGCTGACCCAGAACATCGAGATCTTCCGCTGGATCGAAAGCGGCTCGCTGTCGACCTCCTGGGCGATCCGTCTGGACCGGCTGACCGCGATCATGCTGATCGTGATCACCACCGTGTCCTCGCTGGTGCACCTCTATTCCTTCGGCTACATGGACCATGACCCGCAGTGGAAAGAGGGCGAGAGCTACAAGCCGCGCTTCTTTGCCTATCTGTCGTTCTTCACCTTCGCGATGCTGATGCTGGTGACCTCCGACAATCTGGTGCAGATGTTCTTCGGCTGGGAAGGCGTCGGCGTCGCCTCCTACCTGCTGATCGGCTTCTACTACCGCAAGCCAAGCGCCAATGCCGCCGCGATGAAGGCGTTCATCGTCAACCGCGTCGGCGACTTCGGCTTTGCGCTGGGGATCTTCGGGCTGTTCTTCCTGACCGACAGCATCAACCTGGCAGACATTTTTGCCGCAGCCCCCGCGCTGGCGGAAACCCAGGTCTCCTTCCTGTGGGCCGAGTGGAATGCCGCAAACCTGATTGCCTTCCTGCTGTTCGTCGGCGCGATGGGCAAATCGGCGCAGCTCTTGCTGCACACCTGGCTGCCGGACGCGATGGAAGGCCCGACCCCGGTGTCGGCGCTGATCCACGCGGCCACCATGGTGACCGCGGGCGTGTTCCTGGTCTGCCGCATGTCGCCGCTGATGGAATTCGCGCCCGAGGCTGCCGCCTTCATCACCGTGATCGGCGCCGCGACGGCATTCTTTGCCGCGACCGTGGGGCTGGTGCAGAACGACATCAAGCGGGTGATCGCCTATTCGACCTGTTCGCAGCTCGGCTACATGTTTGTGGCCGCCGGCGTCGGCATGTACTCCGCCGCCATGTTCCACTTGTTCACCCACGCCTTCTTCAAGGCGATGCTGTTCCTGGGCGCCGGTTCGGTGATCCACGCCATGCACCACGAGCAGGACATGCGGAACTACGGGAACTTGCGCAAGAAGATCCCCTATACCTTCTGGGCGATGATGATCGGCACCCTGGCCATCACCGGCGTCGGCATTCCGCTGAGCGGCTGGATCGGCTTTGCCGGCTTCGTGTCCAAGGATGCGATCATCGAAAGCGCCTATGCGGGCGGCTCGATGTTCGGTTTCTGGGCGCTGGTGATCGCGGCCTTCATGACCTCCTTCTACTCTTGGCGCCTGATGTTCATGACCTTCTACGGCGAGGCACGCGGCGACAAGCACACCCACGACCACGCCCATGAAAGTCCCTGGACCATGCTGGTGCCGCTGGGCGTGCTGGCGGTGGGTTCGATCACCGCGGGCATGATCTGGTACGGCAGCTTCTTCGGCCACGCCGATCAGGTCGGCAAGTTCTACGGCATCCCGATGGCGGAAGCCTCCGCAGCGGCACATGGTGAAGAGGCCGGCCACGGCGAAGAGGCCGCGCATGGCGGCGCTGCGGCCGAAGGCGGGCACCACTATGTGTTTGCCGGCAAGCCGGGCGAGGGCGGGATCTACATTGGCAAGGACAACCACATCCTGGAGGATGCCCATGCGGCGCCGACATGGGTGAAACTGTCCCCGTTCATTGCAATGCTGGGCGGCCTGATCCTGGCCTACCTCTTCTACATCGTGAACCCGTCGCTGCCCAAACGTCTGGCACAGCAGCAGCGCCCGCTGTACCTGTTCCTGCTCAACAAATGGTACTTTGACGAGATCTACAACGTGATCTTCGTCAAACCGGCGGTGGCCCTGGGCCGCTTCTTCTGGAAGCGCGGCGATGGCAATACCATCGACGGCTTCCTGAACGGCCTCGCCATGGGCGTGGTTCCCTTCTTCACCCGCCTCGCAGGCCGCGCACAGTCCGGCTACATCTTCACTTATGCCTTCTGGATGGTGCTGGGCATTGCCGCCCTGGTCACCTGGATGTCGATCGGCGGAGGAGCGCACTGA